In Macadamia integrifolia cultivar HAES 741 chromosome 1, SCU_Mint_v3, whole genome shotgun sequence, a single window of DNA contains:
- the LOC122084871 gene encoding protein SAR DEFICIENT 1-like yields the protein MAAKRLIDDQSRREPNDQDPKKRRTTPSFAAVIGEVVMVQYFQKFVSSLEPLLRRVVNEEVERGLRRCARLSREPSLQIRAAAEASTLTLSFSKKLSLPVFTGSKIEDVENSPLQILLMDTNGDRSIPTALPCPIKVEIVAIDGDFPLGDSDNWTSEQFNSKIVREREGKRPLLTGDHVVVTVRDGFAMISDLSFTDNSSWIRSRKFRLGARVVPGSCQGVKIHEAMTEPFMVKDHRGELYKKHHPPYLEDEVWRLEKIGKDGAFHRKLASEGIHKVQDLLKLWVVDSTKLRKILGGGMSDKTWEATIKHAKTCVMGTKLYKFDGQGLHYSIVLNPICQVAWIIVDGQFYNTHDLTGAQRAHVQKLIREAYMKWDSLEEFDGMVNENIAPQPLGDMEVQCLNHHQNIARLNHHNTFITDTFLVEVPNGIMEYEGDQPQNLTYFNPQVGNTNVYNIPEYSSERDSTPPRIYFS from the exons ATGGCGGCCAAGAGGCTTATTGATGATCAATCCCGTCGTGAACCCAACGACCAAGATCCCAAAAAGAGGAGAACTACACCTTCTTTCGCAGC TGTAATTGGAGAAGTTGTGATGGTGCAATATTTCCAGAAATTTGTTTCATCCTTGGAGCCATTGCTTCGAAGAGTG GTGAATGAAGAGGTGGAACGTGGGCTCAGACGCTGTGCACGTCTCTCTAG GGAACCCTCACTGCAAATCAGAGCTGCAGCAGAAGCTTCAACCTTAACACTTAGCTTCAGCAAAAAACTCTCACTTCCAGTCTTCACTGGAAGCAAAATTGAAGATGTGGAAAATAGCCCACTTCAAATCCTTCTCATGGACACCAATGGTGATCGGAGTATTCCAACTGCTTTACCTTGTCCTATCAAAGTAGAGATTGTTGCTATCGATGGGGACTTCCCCTTGGGGGACAGTGACAATTGGACTAGTGAACAATTTAACAGCAAAATTGTccgagaaagagaaggaaagaggcCACTGCTCACAGGAGATCATGTGGTTGTCACTGTAAGGGATGGTTTTGCTATGATATCTGATTTATCATTTACCGATAATTCGAGTTGGATTCGAAGTCGAAAGTTCAGACTGGGAGCAAGAGTGGTACCGGGGAGTTGTCAAGGTGTTAAGATCCATGAAGCAATGACAGAACCCTTCATGGTTAAAGATCACAGAGGAGAGT TGTACAAGAAGCACCATCCGCCATATCTGGAAGATGAAGTTTGGCGTcttgagaaaattgggaaaGATGGGGCCTTCCATAGGAAGCTAGCTTCAGAGGGCATCCACAAAGTCCAGGACTTGTTGAAGCTGTGGGTCGTGGACAGCACAAAGCTTAGAAAG ATTTTGGGTGGAGGGATGTCGGACAAGACATGGGAAGCAACAATAAAGCATGCAAAAACGTGTGTGATGGGTACCAAGTTGTACAAATTCGATGGACAAGGACTACATTATTCCATTGTCTTGAATCCTATATGTCAAGTTGCATGGATCATTGTCGACGGTCAATTCTACAATACCCATGATCTAACAGGAGCCCAAAGG GCTCATGTTCAAAAGTTGATTAGAGAAGCCTACATGAAATGGGATTCGTTGGAAGAGTTTGATGGAATGGTCAATGAGAATATTGCTCCGCAACCATTAG GTGATATGGAGGTGCAATGTTTGAATCATCATCAAAACATTGCGAGGTTGAACCACCACAATACTTTTATTACGGATACGTTCCTCGTCGAGGTGCCCAATGGAATCATGGAATATGAAGGAGATCAGCCACAAAATTTGACATATTTTAACCCTCAAGTTGGaaatacaaatgtttacaacaTACCGGAATACTCATCAGAGCGTGATTCAACGCCACCACGGATTTACTTCAGTTGA